AACCTAAACGCCGCGCTGGACGCGCTGCGCGAGGTGCTGCCCACCTTCCCCGAGGATGCCAAGCTCACGAAGATCGAGACGCTGCGCTTCGCCCACAATTATATCTGGGCGCTCACCGAGACCCTGCGCCTGGCGGACCACTGCTCCGGCGCCGGCGGCCTCCAGGGGGCGCTCTTCTCCGAGGCGGTGCTGCTGAGCCCCGGAGCTGCGCTCGGCGCCAGCGGGGACAGCCCTTCTCCACCTTCCTCCTGGAGCTGCACCAACAGCCCCGCGTCGTCCTCCAACTCCACGTCCCCATACAGCTGCACTTTATCGCCCGCTAGCCCCGGGTCAGACGTGGACTACTGGCAGCCCCCACCTCCGGAGAAGCATCGTTATGCGCCTCACCTGCCCCTCGCCAGGGACTGTATCTAGAGCTGCgggtctccctctctctacccGCCCCTCTTCCCATCCTTCTCCCGTCCCCCACCCTCCACGCCCCGGGCTCCACTTCACAGAGCAGAGGTGGCCCTTGCAATCCCCTCGGCTGCTGGTGCATTCGGGTGTGGAGACCCGCTCTGATTTATTGAAGATGTGAAGATTTATGGTCAAAGAGGACTATGGCgtgtgggagtgggggctggCGGGGGGAACCTCGTAAGACTGtaaaagacactgagaaaaagTACCATAACTAACGAGTGTGCAGAGCAGACTGACGCTCCTCCCCTCTCTCCGAGCTGCTGGAGGAGAACTCCGGCAGGCAGTTCGTGTGAATCTCTCAGAGGGAATGCAACTGGTCCCTGTGATCTTTTCACCTTCCTTTCTACATAGAGATGTTAATGTCAGTCGAAAGAAATGTATCTTAGCATCTGAATGAATTTACCGGTAATAATATTATCCACACATTTGCAATGGCTGGCATCTGCTCTATTCCCATTGCTGTCTGCAGGCTGTGGGAATTTCACCTGTCAAACCAAACTTTCCCTCTGATGTGCACTTTGTTTTTTCCCAGATTCGTCACAATGCCTATTGTCCCgcccttctctttgcttttttttttctttctccattttgccATCTGTCTCTTATGATTTATAAGGGGGAAAAACTTGTTTTGTTAGAGGGCCAGGTTAGAAGTCATTGTATAATTTGTAGGCTTTGTAAGGGTTGAATGCAAGCGTGGAAATTTAGGCTGAATTctctatcaaaagaaaaaatgtgaaggaaaagggaaaaatcagGAGGGAGGATTGCTTCATGCATTATTTATCTCGACCTTTTAGGGGAGAAGGAACTCCCCCATCCTTtcaagagattaaaaataaatcaacagtCTGAAAACCTAAGCAGACACGGGGCATTGCCAGGATCAGCCACACACGCGtttccttctatttattttgaagaaaaatttcaTGGGAAAAGTATGTATTTTTTGTATATTCTACAGAGTTTATTCTAGTATGTATTTACATCCCGAAGAACAAGAAAATTGTTTTGTGATTAAGctataaataaagtatctaattttCATAAGTTTGTATTGAGGTTTGGCttttgactttgtttgtttgtttgtttgtttgtttgtttctgatgtGGCTTTTAACACAGAATGAGTTGTATTTTACTAAAGTTTTCACATATTGAATTGAGTATATTTGTATTTTGGGTCATGTTTGGTGTGGAATTTCACTAAGAAATTACAAAATATGGGATCCTACTTGAAACACCAATCCTGAAATTGGAGTATGAAATTCATCACAAACCCACAttgtatttttaagaaatcacttcttaaaggcaggcagatttccatgagttcaggcttagtctacagagtgaattccaggccagccagggctacacagtgagaccttgtatctaaataaataaattaacaacaTACTGAGCTGGGGACAAGTTCAGTGCTGGAGCACTTGCTCTGGATGtttaaatcaataaatacatgCCGCCTGGGCAACGAAGAGCAAAAGTGGGGACCTTAAATAATAATTATGTCACAGCAGGCT
This region of Mus caroli chromosome 3, CAROLI_EIJ_v1.1, whole genome shotgun sequence genomic DNA includes:
- the Neurog2 gene encoding neurogenin-2, with translation MFVKSETLELKEEEEVLMLLGSASPASATLTPMSSSADEEEDEELRRPGSARGQRGAEAGQGVQGSPASGAGGCRPGRLLGLMHECKRRPSRSRAVSRGAKTAETVQRIKKTRRLKANNRERNRMHNLNAALDALREVLPTFPEDAKLTKIETLRFAHNYIWALTETLRLADHCSGAGGLQGALFSEAVLLSPGAALGASGDSPSPPSSWSCTNSPASSSNSTSPYSCTLSPASPGSDVDYWQPPPPEKHRYAPHLPLARDCI